The nucleotide sequence TTGAAATATTCTATTATCATGAAAGCAAGATTCGTGATTGTTATTTGCAAAGATAGGTGTACactttaaattttattcatatctATGAAATAGTGTATTACCACAGTGTTATATATGCGTCTGTTAATAGTTATACTTGAAAACGAGGTATCGCTACAATTTCCAAGACTCAAAAGTAAGAATAAGGAAGACTGatacaagtgaagatttattttaCCTCTAAAACATGATGATCACTCTATTCAAATATGCACTCATACACATATTGATTTTTGCACCTATTAGATTATTGATTAGTAAAAAGTCACATATAGGAATTCATGGCGAAATCGTATGTTGTATTTCATGCCGAATATAATTAACGTTAATTTAATACAGGACTATCATATCTTGAATGCTTACATCACACTGAAGTAAATCAATATTATGCTGAACAAAATAGCACACTGAAAATAAAGCATATTCTACACCAAATGATCATCATATTGAATTGAAGAATGAAACTAATGTTGGACATGAATCGTAATGAGTTAAAAATGTCATTTTGCTTTTTGATACCGTCGCATCACACAGAAGCACTGGTTAGCATAACCTAAGGTGTGTTATTATTCGATCTATCGATTGTTTCCAGATTTTGTTGcatagtaaaaaaaaatacaCTTCTTATGAAGATAAAGTTTTTATGTTAAAAAAGGATATAGTCACGTAGTGCTATGCATTGGCCAATCAGGTGACAATCAACCAGTCTAATATGGAGGTCCACAGTTAAAGCAATCTTTGAAATAACATTACAACTGTTCAgtcgttattttatttatttatttgttgagtTATCCATTGAACTGCATGTGGGTAAGTTAAATCTTTCTCACATGCCAAGTTCAATGAaagtaattattttctttatctgTACCTTATTTTACCACCTTGTTTAGATATATTTATCAGTAAgggcttgtggagattgttgagcttaGAATGGtatcatgaatgaatcaatattgagtcactattgaaaacctggaagcagtgttTGACGGTCGTCTCACCTTAGTATGAGACACCCCACTAGTacacatccatgatctcgcacaCGGGATTCTAATCCGTCTCATGTGCGAACGCCTaatctctagactactgagccaatcggcatccaacggtgttaatctccaacttcaactaatccacgatattgcgccaccgtcctctattgtcttcagtcagtaactgcctcacaacagacatgaatgaactccactggtcatgacttctcactagaactgcaagaaatccatgttgaagccaatcactagtgagcacctACTAATTATCAGcaagggattgtggagattgctgagcttagattgatatcatgagtgTTGATCTAACTTTGAACCATTCATAGTATCAATCTAAGATTAGATACATCtttgatttcttttttattataattaatatctATACTTTCTTGTctacttttaaattatttatatacacaAATTTTTGTCTAGCTACATAATAACTTCAAATTAAGTTCTAACGGCAGTACTCTACTTGCTTAACAAAATGTTTTAtccttgttattattaatattattattatctaacagttatatataatatataaaaatattgagCTGATGTAGTTGGATAACTGTTAGATAATATTAAtgtgcctccaaatgccctggtacggccgagagtggggcgagtcctctctccctcttcaaatgctctcacatggccacgcgtatagagcctctgccagggaagtcatactcactgccttctctcaccgggttgttgtttacgaaattgagaggacgaaaagcgaatgttcggcgctttagccgggttggtggacatggagagttcacgtaggggagttggaaaaccctgattccaaaccaatggtgcacatggactccagtaccctgaggtaacaaatggcgtatgaaccaatggttggtcaccggctaccatgggactgcatctccttacgatgctccgcTGCCTtctggatcagaccttcaagttgaaggctccaggtgtggcccccctaagaaaaccacctgctccggtttgggcatccaggcagtatcacagcccttacacaaatctAATAagttttgtgtggtgcatatctatctgcttcccccttgtaccagtattgatgtgttcaaataaataatataaaaatgtaaacatGTTACTTATCATAAATGATAATATTACTTACTATCAACATATGCTGTAGTTTGAACATAAGTCTCTGTAACAGTATGTAATATATCTCTTGAATTATTTATATCTAATTTATAATCTAATAATTCACTTGCTTTTTCAATTTTACGTTGTTTACGTTGATATTTTAATGCTTCATTAGATCCATGTTCAATTAATTCATCtaaaaaattatcaatatttattgcAGATATATTTCTATTTACATATTTTCTACATAATGGACATGTATTACGTATTTTAaaccaataatataaacattCACGACAAAATTGATGACCACATGATAATAAACGAGTTCGAACTAATAGACCACGACATATAGAACATAGAAATGATTCTTTAATTAAATTAtctaataattgattattagttAATTGTATATCATCTAAATCAATAAATGTGACATTTTTATAAGTTTCAAtttgattaaatatttcattatgttgaattaatttttcattAGATTGACATGTATATGATTGAGCATCAACTAAACAACTTGATAATATTTCATTCACTTGAGTTGAACGATTTATAGATGATAATTTCATATTAATTGATGATTGTATcatcataataaaataataataataatgaaaatttaattaatttagttTCTATGTTAGTTTTCTACATATTTATATACTGGGTAGAACAAATGTATCTATTTAGTTGTGGTCATATGATTTGAAATGTGACTTTATATTGATTTGGATATAAATGGAAAAGAAATGGTATGTGTTAGTGATTGTATTAGTAATAAGACTCCATAGCCTATACTATTTTTTAATTCATTagagttttaaaaaaaacttgatacgaataaaatgtacttcgtgcttaaatatatttcaataggtGAGAGTATATTTGTAGAaaaattgtttgaaataattAATTCGCTCTCATTGAAATTAACGTCGTATGTCATTTTGGTCAATAACAATTATCTCTTGAAAGCAATGGTTACTTTTACtcatttacttacgcctgttattccttgTAGAGGAGCATCGGATACCTAGAAGCATTCTACATCTAATTTTGTCCTGAGAAATTGTTTTCAGATGTTAATCaaccttttcatgtctgcttccgattttCGACGTAGTGTATTGTTCGGCCTTCCTGTTTTTCGTTTTCCTttaggattacaagttagggcttgccccgtgatgcagtttgatggtttctgTCTTTTCCTAATCTCTTTTTCACCTAGAAGTTGATTTGTTTCCTCATACAGTTGgatgttgctgatgatatctggTCAActgagattttagtaatttttataattgaattcatgagttaattgaatctagaccaccatggaaaacctggaagcactgaacagccatttTGTCGTAGTAGgggattcctcagcaatgcacatgcACGATTCCGCCACGCGAGATTCGTGGGATtcgtctcatgaattcaactattaaattactaaaatctccacaaaacccctctttgattataatcattatgTACTCATTAGTGGGATTtcctgcagttctagtgaggagcagtgaccagtagagtttaactaggtctgttgtaagatagtaactcactgaagacaatggtagacgtatcgctcaatttcgtggattaattgaagttagacactaacaccgttggatgccggtcggctcaatggtttagaggttaagcgttcgcgggagagactgatagatcctgagttggaatctcgcgaggcgggatcatggatgcgcactgctggagagtcccacaatagaacgaaacggccatccagtgctttcatgttttccatggtggtctagctttaattgactaatgaattcaactatagaaTAACAACCGTTAGTTAAATGTGAATCATGTAAAAACTTCacgatgtgaaaataaatgactgaacGAATTAtctgtgtatgtatatgtaagTTTGAGTCATTGGTAGTTGATATTAGtgttaataatattaaatagaTGACAATTTTTATGGCTTAAAATTAATCTAGTCATTATCTTCATATTTGCATAAGTTTGTACTAATATATAGGGATGTATGAAACGCGTGTCTTGGATTCCATCACTAACCACCATCTatgtatgaaatttatttaagcTTCTAATCAACCACTATACTTGTAAAATATCATTGACATCTAGTGTTAATATTACATCCTAATGATCTTTCGTTTGATGTTAATTTCTCAGTAAGGACTCTCCAtatattatcatatttattctTCACAACAATCATacttataatacttaatttatttaataccaTTTATTTGATTAGAACAGAGAATTCTCGGCATAAACAATTCAAAATCGTGAAGAGAATTATCGTTTAATgtttattcaactaataaatattCAAAAGGTATTAAAATAAACTGTTGCCATAGTGATTATGTGTTATTGATCTATATAAGTAAACTACTTCAACCTATTCTGGTATTAAACTATTTCACTCATAACGTACGcttgatatttgaaataattaaaaaaaatacaggTCTTCCTGTATTGTTAAAATGTCGACTAGAAGGGGAAATACACAAAATACTGCGGTCTTTATACTTTTATGTTTTTAGATATCAGTCACTGAGAAAAATTGTTTAGTTTGTCGTAAAAGCCTGTGAGCATATAATAAACTTAAGATATGTAATTAACAAATATAGGGGATTTTCGTAGACTGTTCAATTTTCATAGCTTACATCACTGACTGATTTTAGACAACCATTGTTAACCAGGAAATATTGAACAgttatttcgttctagtacgagAGTACTCggtagtgtgcatctacgaccACAACGGTTCAATAGTCTAGAAGGTGAGCGTTTATTTTGAAAccgaaagccctgggttcgaacatACACCATTGGAGTATCCTAAAACAGGACAAAACAAATGTTCACCGTTTACTAGTTTTCAAATAGCTGTCTCATTAATATCAGTTTATGATATAAACTATAACTTAACTGATGGTTGGTTAGTTCTAAAATTGAAATACAATTCTCGCAgttagaaaataaattatacagAGTCTTGAATAGACCTTCGAAATTCATTGTATTCCAAAGATCTAAGTTCTAAACATTATTTATAATAGAACATTTTATTAGGTTTAGCGTTACTCAACTCTTATTCGTATTATTTCAAACTGATTCagttatataattaaaaaatgacattattatttctttttttaattacatAACTACTTTCTCACTATCTTGACGAAGTCAGAAACGAAGAATATGATCTACCACAAAGTGTATTTAAAagaataacaaacaaacaaacaagcacagTTTACACCTAAAGTAGAAATTCATTGATACATTCATATAGTTGAATACCAAGGTAGGTAggaaaaaaaaatttgttttcgaaatatttttttctaacaAATCATTGTATTAAGTGTGACAACTATATTTTCTTTTGTCAGTGGTCACTGTCACTTGGTTTACTGTGACACACGCATTTTCTTTTCCTGGTAACTTAATCTATCATTGTAATATTGTGAAAACAATATTTTGGCTGTTAAATTACATCACATGTCACAACTAATTATTTCacgtaatagtaataataataataataagtgttaatattattatgtgGATTTACTACTGTAATCAATGTAGTTATCGTTTCAGCTTATAAAAAGAACACAAGAACAAGATATAGtgggattttatttattttgttgattttcTTTCAACCTATTACAGCCTGAAATATGAATTGAAtctcgaattattattatttcaaatcaGCATGAACATTTATTAAACATGTTTCTAGGAGTGTATTGACTGTAAATGTAGATGATATTGATGCAAAATAAATTAAAGTAACTATTATAAAAGAATTGACACACAAAAAAGAACATTGGTGGAGTTAGCTAGTTGTAGTATTGCAATGGACTCTACTCATAGGATtgcttataagtagtatacagtAGACCGTTGTATATGAGTTGTTAGTCAACAGCTGGAGACAGGTATCTTAAGAAGCCAGCCAAAACACGGTGAAGTTCCGAATACATATGAGGCTAGAAGAAAAGCTATAGAAGGCAGTCTACAACTAGCTCAAGTTGCAAAATACACAATAGATGCAAATGAAAGATTGAAGACTAAGtgtatataattaataaataatatgtgTTTCCCTTCTAATTTAGTCTGATTATTCCGTCTGGTCTTGGCTTGTCCAAACATTACGGTATCATTATATCAGATCAACCGAAGTTTATATATTGAAATAGAATCAGCATTAGGGGATCATAATTTCCGATATTtagcaaataaataatttcacgGATTGAaaacatgagtcagttgaagctagaccaccatgggactcctcagcagagcgcacccacgaccccgcaccccgcgggactcgaacccagggcctacgggtgttgcgcgcgagcacttaaccactagaccactgagccggcgtccaacagtgttaatgtctaacttcaaccaatccacgaagttgcgccaccgtatacgattgtcttcagtgagctgatatctcacaacagacctgattgaactccactggtaacggcttcccactagaactccaggagtatttcttgaagtcagtcactagtgagcagatgattattatcaggaagggtttgtggagattttagaaatttcacagagcGAAACCAgtgggtcctgggtttgagtcccgcggggtgcggggtcgtggacgcgcactgctgaggagtctcataataggacgaaacggccgtccagtgcttccaggttttccatggtggtccagcttcaactgactcatgatttcattcCGTGAAATTTCATGTCAAAATCTTCTTTTGAATATTCATCTAAAATCTTCTCCAGTTTTCTACAAGCTTTGCTCATTTTACTATTTCATTGTTGTTAAGCTAGGATAAGAAAGCAAGTTCATGTTTGCTCTAATTCGATGTTATATATTCTGACGTTAGTTCCATTCCTTGAATGACACTGACATTACTTTTATTCTCAGTGTAACATTTCAACCagtgtgtttttctttttatattttccAGTCTGACATTATTTCTGAACAATGTATTTGTATCAACTAAGTGTCAACACTATTCAGCATGACAGGTGCACATTTTCAGCCAGCGTGAGATTTATATCCTTTGTATTATTCTGTTTAAATTTCGTACGTATTTTACAGAAACTGtgttttttaatttatataacatGGAAACCGTTTTTGTGTTTTTGCTCCGGGTCATGGAAACTGTAGTGATTCTCGTTTCCAAGTTTGAGCAGTAAGACGGGGGGATACAACAGACCCGACACGTACAGAACAAAGACGACACCAGAgataataattgtaaatatcAACTTGGGATAAAGGTATATCTATTTGATTATTCTCTAATAGATTAAAACGCATGTGTTAAACTCAATGTTGATTTATTATCTGAGTATACTCAACAAATTAGGGACAAATGTAGCAACGTCGAGGCATCCGCTACGGATGAACATAAATATCAGCAGAAACTGAGAAATTATGgtctttattattatcaacaacaacaataaatacaaactTTTACAAATAATTCAAACTGTATCACTATTACAACTTAATAAGCAAAATATCCTTGTAAATAGATGTTTAAGTGATCTGTTTATGAGTGAGTGATAGACCCAGGAAATAATGTGTAAAataattctcttttttttccgTAAGACATACAATACACGATGTAAAACtataaataattatgataacaGGCTTATTATTATGAAcagtaattataaataattgttttaaaagcatggatagatagtggctagcagtagaatgcAAAAcccgcgtttcgtcccattttgggactcgtcagctggatgtacctgcatctcatttTAAACAAGAAAGTTACCGTTAAATACATATCAGCTTAATATATGACTACAGATTTACATTGTAGTTATAACTGAGGAAAATGGTATTTAAAAGAGGAGAAAACTTAAATTTACACAACATAAGAAAGACAAACAATGATGGTAGATAGAGATCTTGACGACCTTCCGAAATATTGACAACTGTTTTAACG is from Schistosoma haematobium chromosome 6, whole genome shotgun sequence and encodes:
- the RNF8 gene encoding E3 ubiquitin-protein ligase rnf8 (EggNog:ENOG41KOG3872~COG:T) translates to MMIQSSINMKLSSINRSTQVNEILSSCLVDAQSYTCQSNEKLIQHNEIFNQIETYKNVTFIDLDDIQLTNNQLLDNLIKESFLCSICRGLLVRTRLLSCGHQFCRECLYYWFKIRNTCPLCRKYVNRNISAINIDNFLDELIEHGSNEALKYQRKQRKIEKASELLDYKLDINNSRDILHTVTETYVQTTAYVDSTQSNVMTDRTTYYSNMNE